A region from the Bactrocera dorsalis isolate Fly_Bdor chromosome 1, ASM2337382v1, whole genome shotgun sequence genome encodes:
- the LOC105222386 gene encoding dedicator of cytokinesis protein 9 isoform X1 codes for MSERKFSRVLNSNKAGMAAQLRDSVSQVVRQSTALMQYPAPDSRNVNKSHVVEPIDFEGFVAKNKMLIQNDPQRELLIYPNDDVSEIVMPRKQRTNTKSIIDRFEPPNEAIICPLHGGTNGSSNGSSSASISRQSSHTNSPKATQRQISSQSNANVQNGNLSRKSSQSSSTKIQLSIKSPTSSHESYESALSTACSAGGNLTSNSHSSSSSTLKSNILAQPEEDEDLDGSDGADGMSSNDSGGGTRAECTRFTRQALYTYRAKNHLIHYKYSAYGGTCHDLPKINPPEALIEEVYEIDADQDRIDEQMTRSQADSITKQGYLLKGPDSGSDRMFVNIGNKSFKRRYCYLRQEVDGTYILELHKDEKQGEAKATIVMDFCTEVVQNPKRGRFCFELRMTAGHKSFTLAAENEEEFKDWLSKLSLVLQQNKIQEDKRVASLERAPQPSTSTVIFGTLKGLDQSMNPQLIKYGRETDISIAQARREHRRRLFACYQTTGKATSTDSVDQFREQFGKRIFIACKGLRFRLQCAGTDGLDGENLCQVEPYITSLALYDARNARKLTESFYFNVNDDSVSDMLPTTPVPNSVSACCVPQRRADEKDERARSNGVRVQNSLLENLSGDLLRCGKEHFAHLRQAVFSVTAPHPDIYLVLKVEKILQGSIVQAAEPYLKTGRDPKIALKLHKTARNYAQNIGHYRQPFAWAAKPLFRLYRNELDTENNTFELTTIYRQEANKLKDEELLKLLAEYRKPDKLSKLTVIPGYMKLTIEEVEKVSGSFTKSLVPLANFTFPPKPPTLELTEFQSNCKRDTYPYITFCNHLFVYPQYLQFDSQKLFSRARNITVVVELRDSDEEGSKPLKCIYGRPGHDFLVSQIACPVLHHHTTPTWYEEVKMRLPLGLFPEHHLLFSFYHVSCNLGKKRDANAAFETPIGYAWLPLLQKGRINLEEQAIAVSASLPAGYLSIQPLGLGKGQNCGPEIQWIDNQRLLFGVAFRMDSTVLTADQHLHNFFAHCERLLEGGKTTALPAESETCKILKAAHAVDISTLINFLPTVLNELFTLLVHTQSEEIGLNIIRLLINIIHMLIDEAGRKELLSAYVKYVFHAPYYSQKTSRTVHGELCKYLPTILHPHNTDFLIVNKFMHYSGIFFDLIIKSMAQHLLDTGRIRMLRNERFPKEFPARVESLIKVLTSYLISRYKDLPVETQQLNRSLSQFVRRCLSYMDRGFVFKLIKYYMEQFEPGDQRTLQEFKFDFLAEICQHEHYVPLNLPFVLNPKNRPPEMMLHFTLSDEFCRQHFLAGLLLQQLKQSLNEASAVRRHALRIFKNLLAKHELDDRYQNRGQLSRIALIYVPWLGIVIENTHRIDDMSGVATPNGHVYADSASYTQRLSCSSSYVFGKDTALNSSTSTPRSKNRMTLHIEHPSPLRASVYVRDTAHPGTAPLANGNSESSLNTLNSDSQNSQDTPTLGAVTNGHHVTDLTDVAMRNGHNRSLNLMHGLNSLPRCDKFNTAESKDLLLGFLFVVKHLAQDQMIGWWQNCTETETLAYLSILDLCLVQFRYVGKKHINLTDDGKEARAARTAKASTLPARMQPPSAEQAANGNGTAHESGTLNHTQNRENLVEETARSQQALYESNLATEIGMIILDSLGLYAVHFRDKLCDSLVLPQLARVYLRFLQLGQSERLSKHVFAALRAFINNFSIALFKGNATLCGQMVYELLKGCDSRLVAIRHESCAVLYLLMRSNFEYTGRKGLTRVHLQVIISVSQMIGNVIGLNNARFQESLSMINSYANSDKAMKGTGFPMEVKDLTRRVRTVLMATAQMQAHHMDPERLLELQYSLANSYASTPELRHTWLITMARNHEQNGNISEAACCHLHIAALMSEYLRLRGGCNINWGASSFKQISRNIPRDEQGLKLDAGAQDSQYTEQMLLDQLKQCADFLDRAERFECLGDLYKLILPMYERNRSYIELAQSYEHLMQAYNKIVEVNRSGKRMLGRFYRVVFFGMMYFEDDHAVEFVYKEPKLTSLSEISERLSKQYKEKFGEDVVKMIMDSSPVDPNALDAKLAYIQVTHVIPFFSKEELDQRLNEFEQNHDVDTFMYETPFTKSGAARGSVEEQWKRKTVIKTTYSFPYVLKRIPVKSREIIELSPIEVAIDEMQTKVSELEEVILPPADVKKLQLRLQGSVAVTVNAGPLAYAQAFLDPKIVSNFSIDRVEDLKDIFRDFVKVCNTALQLNARMISNDQAEYHNALAENYRKLCQALSELLGEPFQPLDDSVTSGQRNSMALFNAISGASQNSSFGFAVY; via the exons AACAAATCTCACGTGGTGGAGCCCATCGATTTTGAGGGCTTTGTGGCGAAAAACAAAATGCTTATACAAAATGATCCACAGCGAGAACTCTTGATATATCCCAATGACGATGTGTCG GAAATCGTTATGCCTCGCAAACAGCGCACAAATACCAAATCAATTATCGACCGTTTCGAACCGCCGAACGAAGCTATCATTTGCCCATTACACGGCGGCACAAATGGCAGCTCTAACGGCTCAAGTAGTGCTTCCATTTCACGCCAGAGTAGTCATACAAATAGTCCCAAGGCAACACAACGCCAAATTAGCAGTCAATCCAATGCAAATGTACAAAACGGTAATCTCTCGAGAAAAAGCTCGCAGAGCTCATCTACAAAAATACAGCTATCCATCAAATCACCAACTTCCTCACACGAATCCTATGAGTCTGCGCTATCGACTGCCTGCTCGGCTGGTGGCAATCTGACTTCCAACTCGCATTCATCCTCATCGTCAACATTGAAGTCGAATATACTCGCACAACCCGAAGAAGATGAGGATTTGGACGGCTCGGATGGTGCGGACGGCATGAGTAGCAATGACAGTGGTGGCGGTACACGCGCCGAATGTACGCGCTTCACACGTCAAGCGTTGTATACATATCGTGCCAAGAATCATCTCATACATTACAAGTATAGCGCTTACGGTGGCACTTGCCATGACTTGCCAAA AATAAATCCACCCGAGGCTTTGATAGAGGAAGTGTATGAGATTGATGCCGATCAGGATCGTATTGACGAGCAAATGACACGATCTCAAGCTGATTCGATAACCAAGCAGGGTTACTTGCTAAAGGGTCCCGACTCGGGTTCGGATCGCATGTTTGTCAATATTGGCAATAAATCCTTTAAAAGAAG GTATTGCTATCTGCGCCAGGAAGTGGACGGCACCTACATACTCGAATTACACAAAGATGAGAAGCAAGGTGAGGCTAAGGCAACCATAGTCATGGACTTTTGCACGGAAGTGGTGCAG AACCCCAAACGCGGACGCTTTTGCTTCGAACTACGCATGACCGCTGGTCATAAGTCCTTTACGCTCGCTgccgaaaacgaagaagaattCAAGGATTGGTTAAGCAAGCTCTCGCTGGTgttgcaacaaaacaaaattcaagaGGATAAACGTGTTGCATCATTGGAGCGCGCGCCGCAACCAAGCACCAGCACAGTCATCTTCGGCACACTAAAAGGCCTCGATCAGTCCATGAACCCGCAATTGATAAAGTACGGACGTGAAACAGACATTTCAATTGCGCAGGCGCGACGCGAACATCGCCGACGTCTCTTCGCTTGCTACCAAACGACGGGTAAAGCAACAAGCACCGACAGCGTCGATCAGTTTCGTGAGCAATTCGGCaaacgcatttttattgcctgtAAGGGCTTACGTTTTCGCTTGCAGTGCGCTGGCACAGACGGACTCGATGGCGAGAATTTATGCCAAGTGGAACCATACATCACCAGCTTGGCATTGTATGATGCACGTAACGCACGTAAATTAACCGAATCGTTTTACTTTAATGTAAACGATGATAGTGTGAGCGATATGCTGCCCACGACGCCAGTGCCAAATTCCGTCTCGGCTTGTTGTGTGCCACAGCGACGCGCCGATGAGAAGGATGAGCGCGCGCGCAGCAATGGCGTACGCGTACAAAACTCGTTGCTGGAGAATCTCTCCGGAGATTTGCTGCGTTGCGGCAAAGAACACTTCGCGCACTTGCGTCAGGCGGTATTCTCAGTGACAGCGCCACATCCAGATATCTACTTGGTGTTGAAGGTGGAGAAAATACTGCAAGGTAGCATAGTGCAAGCGGCCGAGCCGTACTTGAAGACTGGACGCGATCCGAAGATCGCattaaaattacacaaaacaGCGCGTAATTATGCGCAAAACATAGGACACTATCGGCAACCATTCGCATGGGCGGCCAAACCGCTCTTTCGACTCTACCGTAACGAATTGGATACGGAGAATAATACATTCGAATTGACGACCATCTACCGACAGGAGGCGAATAAATTGAAAGATGAGGAGCTGTTGAAATTGCTGGCGGAATACCGAAAGCCCGATAAACTGAGCAAACTCACAGTTATACCGGGCTATATGAAGCTAACCATTGAGGAGGTGGAGAAGGTGTCAG GTTCCTTTACTAAGTCTTTAGTGCCGCTAGCTAACTTCACATTTCCACCCAAACCGCCCACGCTCGAGCTGACCGAATTCCAAAGCAATTGCAAGCGCGACACCTATCCCTACATAACATTCTGCAATCACTTATTTGTCTATCCGCAGTACTTGCAATTCGATAGTCAAAAGTTATTTTCGCGCGCACGCAACATTACCGTGGTGGTGGAGTTGCGCGACTCGGATGAGGAGGGTAGCAAGCCACTGAAG TGCATTTACGGTCGCCCTGGTCATGATTTCCTAGTCTCGCAAATCGCTTGCCCCGTGCTGCATCATCACACCACACCCACTTGGTATGAGGAGGTGAAAATGCGTCTGCCATTGGGGCTCTTTCCCGAACATCACTTGCTCTTCTCCTTCTACCATGTGTCGTGTAATTTGGGCAAGAAGCGTGATGCCAATGCTGCGTTCGAAACACCCATCGGTTATGCTTGGTTGCCGCTGTTGCAAAAGGGTCGCATCAATCTCGAAGAGCAAGCCATCGCTGTGTCGGCGTCTCTACCGGCGGGCTATTTGTCGATACAGCCACTGGGCCTGGGCAAAGGG CAGAATTGTGGTCCTGAAATACAATGGATCGACAATCAGCGCTTACTGTTCGGCGTCGCCTTCCGCATGGACTCAACCGTACTGACCGCCGATCAGCATTTGCATAACTTTTTCGCACACTGCGAAAGACTGTTGGAGGGCGGCAAAACCACAGCGCTACCCGCAGAATCGGAGACCTGTAAAATACTCAAAGCGGCGCATGCAGTCGATATCAGCACGCTGATTAATTTCTTGCCGACCGTATTGAATGAACTGTTCACACTACTCGTGCACACACAGTCGGAGGAGATCGGCTTGAATATCATACGCCTACTGATCAACATCATACACATGCTCATCGATGAGGCCGGTCGCAAAGAACTACTCAGCGCCTACGTTAAGTATGTGTTTCATGCGCCCTACTACAGCCAGAAAACGTCGCGTACGGTGCACGGTGAGCTGTGCAAATATCTGCCGACCATTTTGCATCCGCACAATACCGATTTTCTGATCGTCAATAAGTTTATGCATTATTCGGGTATATTCTTCGATTTGATCATTAAAAGTATGGCACAACACTTATTAGATACGGGACGTATACGTATGTTGCGGAACGAAAGATTTCCCAAAGAATTTCCAGCGCGTGTTGAGAGTTTGATCAAAGTGCTGACTTCATATCTGATCTCGCGCTACAAAGATCTGCCTGTCGAGACGCAACAGTTGAATCGTTCGTTGTCGCAATTCGTGCGTCGCTGCCTCAGCTACATGGATCGTGGTTTCGTCTTCAAGTTAATCAAATATTATATGGAACAATTTGAGCCGGGCGATCAGCGTACGCTGCAAGAATTTAAGTTTGACTTTCTGGCTGAGATTTGTCAGCACGAGCATTATGTGCCGCTGAATTTGCCATTCGTGTTGAATCCGAAGAATCGTCCACCGGAAATGATGCTGCACTTTACACTTTCTGACGAGTTCTGTCGCCAACACTTTCTTGCCGGTTTGCTGTTGCAACAGCTGAAACAAAGTCTGAACGAAGCGAGCGCGGTGCGACGCCATGCGCTGCGCATCTTCAAAAATCTGCTCGCCAAGCATGAACTCGACGATCGCTATCAGAATCGTGGACAACTCTCACGCATAGCGCTAATCTATGTGCCATGGTTGGGCATTGTCATAGAAAACACGCATCGTATCGACGATATGTCTGGCGTGGCAACGCCAAATGGCCACGTCTACGCCGATTCGGCTTCATATACGCAGCGTTTGTCATGTTCCAGCAGTTATGTATTCGGCAAAGACACAGCCTTGAACTCGTCAACGTCTACGCCGCGTTCGAAAAACCGCATGACACTGCATATTGAACATCCAAGTCCACTGCGCGCTTCAGTGTATGTGAGAGATACGGCGCACCCAGGCACAGCGCCGCTCGCAAATGGTAACTCGGAGAGTTCGCTAAATACTCTAAATTCCGATTCGCAAAATTCACAAGACACACCCACTTTAGGCGCCGTCACAAATGGTCATCATGTTACCGACTTGACCGACGTTGCCATGCGCAACGGTCACAATCGCTCGCTTAATCTTATGCACGGTTTGAATAGTCTACCGCGTTGCGATAAATTCAATACGGCGGAGAGTAAAGATCTCTTGCTTGGTTTTCTGTTTGTGGTCAAGCATTTGGCGCAAGATCAAATGATCGGTTGGTGGCAGAATTGTACCGAAACCGAAACGCTGGCTTATCTCAGCATATTGGATTTATGTCTGGTGCAATTCCGTTACGTGGGCAAAAAGCATATCAATTTAACGGACGATGGTAAGGAAGCGCGTGCGGCGCGCACCGCAAAGGCCAGTACATTACCTGCGCGCATGCAGCCACCTAGCGCGGAGCAAGCCGCCAACGGTAATGGTACAGCTCATGAATCAGGTACACTTAATCATACGCAGAATCGTGAAAATCTTGTTGAAGAGACTGCGCGCAGTCAACAGGCGCTTTACGAGTCTAATTTGGCCACTGAAATCGGTATGATCATACTCGATAGTCTCGGCTTGTATGCCGTACACTTTCGTGACAAATTGTGTGATAGTCTAGTGTTGCCACAGCTGGCGCGCGTCTATCTGCGTTTCCTGCAGCTGGGTCAGTCGGAAAGATTGTCGAAACATGTGTTTGCCGCACTGCGCGCATTCATTAACAATTTCTCAATAGCGCTTTTCAAAGGCAATGCCACGCTATGCGGTCAAATGGTCTATGAGCTTTTGAAGGGTTGCGACAGTCGTCTAGTCGCAATACGCCACGAGTCATGCGCAGTGCTCTATCTGCTGATGCGCAGCAACTTTGAATATACCGGCCGCAAAGGACTCACGCGTGTGCATCTGCAAGTGATCATCTCCGTCTCACAGATGATAGGCAATGTGATCGGTTTGAATAACGCGCGCTTTCAAGAAAGTCTCTCCATGATTAACAGTTACGCGAATAGCGATAAAGCAATGAAGGGCACCGGTTTCCCAATGGAGGTTAAAGATCTAACGCGTCGCGTGCGCACCGTACTTATGGCCACCGCACAAATGCAGGCCCATCATATGGATCCCGAACGCTTACTCGAGCTACAGTATTCACTTGCCAACTCTTATGCTTCCACACCCGAACTACGCCACACCTGGCTCATTACGATGGCGCGCAATCACGAGCAAAATGGTAACATATCGGAGGCGGCTTGCTGCCACCTGCACATCGCTGCGCTCATGTCAGAGTATTTACGCTTACGCGGTGGCTGCAACATCAACTGGGGCGCCTCGTCCTTCAAGCAGATATCACGTAATATACCGCGTGACGAGCAAGGTTTGAAATTGGATGCAGGCGCTCAAGATTCGCAATACACCGAACAGATGCTGTTGGACCAGCTGAAGCAGTGCGCTGATTTTCTCGATCGTGCTGAACGCTTCGAGTGCTTGGGCGATCTTTATAAACTCATATTGCCGATGTATGAGCGCAATCGTTCGTATATCGAGTTGGCGCAATCGTATGAGCATCTCATGCAAGCTTATAATAAAATCGTTGAAGTGAATCGTTCCGGCAAACGCATGTTGGGTCGTTTCTATCGTGTCGTGTTTTTCGGCATG aTGTACTTTGAAGATGATCACGCGGTTGAGTTTGTTTACAAGGAACCGAAACTAACCTCACTTAGCGAGATTTCCGAGCGACTCTCGAAACAATACAAAGAGAAATTCGGCGAGGATGTGGTCAAAATGATAATGGACTCATCACCG GTGGATCCTAATGCGCTCGATGCCAAATTGGCGTACATCCAAGTCACCCACGTCATACCATTCTTCAGCAAAGAAGAGCTCGATCAGCGCCTAAACGAATTCGAACAAAATCACGATGTCGACACTTTTATGTACGAAACACCATTCACGAAATCCGGTGCAGCGCGTGGCAGCGTCGAGGAGCAATGGAAGCGCAAAACAGTCATCAAAA CCACCTACTCCTTCCCCTACGTGCTGAAACGTATACCGGTAAAGTCGCGCGAAATCATCGAGCTGAGTCCCATAGAGGTGGCGATCGATGAAATGCAAACGAAGGTTTCAGAACTCGAAGAGGTCATACTGCCGCCAGCCGATGTTAAGAAGCTGCAGTTGCGGCTGCAAGGCAGCGTCGCCGTCACCGTTAATGCTGGTCCACTCGCCTATGCGCAAGCATTTTTGGATCCCAAAATAGTGAGCAATTTCTCCATTGACCGCGTAGAAGATTTGAAGGACATTTTCAG GGACTTCGTTAAGGTGTGCAATACAGCGCTGCAGTTGAACGCGCGCATGATCAGCAACGATCAAGCGGAATATCATAATGCGCTCGCCGAAAACTACCGCAAACTGTGTCAGGCGCTCAGCGAGCTACTCGGTGAGCCGTTTCAACCTTTGGATGATAGCGTCACGAGCGGGCAACGCAATAGCATGGCTTTGTTTAATGCAATCAGTGGCGCTTCGCAAAATTCAA